One Deltaproteobacteria bacterium DNA window includes the following coding sequences:
- a CDS encoding NAD-dependent succinate-semialdehyde dehydrogenase, with protein MAIALHDPTLLRTQAFLGGTWAGADSGATFAVRDPADGEELARVPRCGAAETRRAIAAAAAVQPGWRACTALERARVLRRFHDLLVEHEDDLGMLITREQGKPLAEARAEIAYAAGFFGWFAEEARRVQGETIPAHRADARIVVVREPIGVGAGITPWNFPAAMIARKIAPALAVGCAIVVKPAEATPLTALAIAELAARAGLPVGLLSVVTGAAEDAPVIGAELAENPIVRALSFTGSTEVGRLLMAQCAPTVKRVSLELGGNAPFLVFDDADLAAAVEGVIASKFRNAGQTCVCANRILVQDGVHDRFVAALAERIRALRVARGTEAGAQIGPLIDEDGLAKVERHVADATARGARVLVGGQPHALGGTFYEPTLLIGVGTGMLLAQEETFGPVAGILRFRDETEAVRIANDTPFGLAAYFYARDAARAWRVSEALEYGMVGINTGMVSTEVAPFGGMKQSGIGREGSRQGVEEWLETKYLCWGGLS; from the coding sequence ATGGCGATCGCCCTCCACGACCCGACCCTGCTGCGCACGCAGGCCTTCCTTGGCGGCACGTGGGCGGGGGCGGACTCCGGCGCGACCTTCGCCGTGCGCGACCCCGCCGACGGCGAGGAGCTGGCGCGCGTACCGCGCTGCGGCGCGGCCGAGACGCGCCGCGCGATCGCGGCGGCGGCGGCCGTCCAGCCCGGCTGGCGGGCCTGCACCGCGCTGGAGCGCGCGCGCGTGCTGCGCCGCTTCCATGACCTCCTCGTCGAGCACGAGGACGACCTCGGGATGCTGATCACGCGCGAGCAGGGCAAGCCGCTCGCGGAGGCGCGCGCCGAGATCGCCTACGCGGCCGGCTTCTTCGGCTGGTTCGCCGAGGAGGCGCGCCGCGTCCAGGGCGAGACGATCCCCGCCCACCGCGCCGACGCCCGCATCGTGGTCGTGCGCGAGCCGATCGGGGTGGGCGCCGGCATCACGCCGTGGAACTTCCCGGCGGCGATGATCGCGCGCAAGATCGCGCCGGCCCTGGCCGTCGGCTGCGCGATCGTCGTCAAGCCCGCCGAGGCGACGCCGCTGACCGCGCTGGCGATCGCCGAGCTGGCGGCGCGCGCCGGGCTGCCGGTGGGGCTGCTGTCGGTGGTGACCGGCGCCGCGGAGGACGCACCCGTGATCGGCGCCGAGCTCGCCGAGAACCCGATCGTGCGCGCGCTCTCCTTCACCGGCTCGACCGAGGTGGGACGCCTCTTGATGGCACAGTGCGCGCCCACCGTGAAGCGCGTCTCGCTCGAGCTCGGCGGCAACGCCCCGTTCCTGGTCTTCGACGACGCCGATCTCGCCGCCGCCGTCGAGGGTGTGATCGCCTCGAAGTTCCGCAATGCGGGCCAGACCTGCGTGTGCGCGAACCGGATCCTCGTGCAGGACGGGGTCCACGACCGCTTCGTCGCGGCGCTCGCCGAGCGGATCCGGGCGCTCCGCGTGGCGCGCGGGACCGAGGCGGGCGCCCAGATCGGGCCGCTGATCGACGAGGACGGTCTCGCGAAGGTCGAGCGCCACGTGGCGGACGCCACCGCGCGCGGCGCGCGCGTTCTCGTCGGCGGCCAGCCCCACGCGCTCGGCGGCACCTTCTACGAGCCGACCCTGCTCATCGGGGTCGGCACCGGGATGCTGCTCGCGCAGGAGGAGACCTTCGGTCCGGTGGCCGGGATCCTGCGTTTCCGCGACGAAACCGAGGCCGTGCGCATCGCGAACGACACGCCCTTCGGCCTCGCCGCCTACTTCTACGCGCGCGACGCGGCGCGCGCCTGGCGCGTGTCGGAGGCGCTCGAGTACGGGATGGTGGGGATCAACACCGGAATGGTATCGACGGAGGTTGCGCCCTTCGGCGGCATGAAGCAGAGCGGGATCGGGCGCGAGGGCTCGCGCCAAGGCGTCGAGGAGTGGCTGGAGACCAAGTACCTGTGCTGGGGGGGGCTCTCGTGA
- a CDS encoding acyl-CoA/acyl-ACP dehydrogenase has translation MDFGLSEEQRLLEQTLRRWLDEQLPVARVREIAASEAGTDAGLWQGLAELGVLGLLVPEEHGGGGLGLLDAALAMESLARAAAPAPYLGSAVLAPLALLAAGTGIQRREWLPKLASGTARIGVALGELSGRRADAGLRVDGGRLQGRALFAIDTGAADAFLVALDRDHLVLVPSDASGLAVTTLPTIDRTRRVAELGFDGVGPIDWLGGPAGVAGAAARVLDAGRVALAADALGAAERALEMAVAYAKQRVQFGRPIGSFQAVKHLCAEMAAELEPARSLVWYAAYAFDQRPEEATVMAAHAKAHLAEVATAIVRTATEVHGGYGFTDEGDLHLWFKRAGLDRQLLGGPEAVRAEAAAAQGLA, from the coding sequence ATGGATTTCGGGCTCTCCGAGGAGCAGCGCCTGCTCGAGCAGACCCTGCGGCGTTGGCTCGACGAGCAGCTTCCCGTCGCGCGCGTGCGCGAGATCGCCGCGAGCGAGGCCGGGACCGACGCGGGCTTGTGGCAGGGTCTCGCCGAGCTCGGTGTGCTGGGCCTCCTGGTCCCCGAGGAGCACGGCGGCGGCGGCCTCGGGCTGCTCGACGCGGCGCTCGCGATGGAGAGCCTGGCGCGCGCCGCCGCGCCGGCGCCCTACCTCGGCAGCGCCGTGCTCGCGCCGCTGGCGCTGCTCGCAGCCGGCACCGGGATCCAGCGCCGCGAGTGGCTCCCGAAGCTCGCGAGCGGCACGGCCCGGATCGGCGTCGCGCTCGGTGAGCTCAGCGGCCGGCGCGCCGACGCGGGCCTGCGCGTGGACGGGGGCCGCCTCCAGGGCCGGGCGCTCTTCGCGATCGACACGGGCGCCGCCGACGCGTTCCTGGTCGCGCTCGACCGCGATCACCTCGTCCTGGTCCCCTCCGATGCGTCCGGCCTCGCCGTGACGACGCTGCCGACGATCGACCGCACGCGCCGGGTCGCCGAGCTCGGCTTCGACGGCGTGGGGCCGATCGACTGGCTCGGCGGGCCGGCCGGCGTGGCTGGCGCCGCGGCGCGCGTGCTCGACGCAGGCCGCGTGGCGCTCGCGGCCGACGCGCTCGGCGCCGCCGAACGCGCCCTCGAGATGGCCGTCGCCTACGCGAAGCAGCGCGTCCAGTTCGGCCGGCCGATCGGCTCCTTCCAGGCCGTGAAGCACCTGTGCGCCGAGATGGCCGCCGAGCTCGAGCCCGCCCGCTCGCTCGTCTGGTACGCGGCCTACGCCTTCGACCAGCGGCCCGAAGAGGCCACGGTGATGGCGGCGCACGCCAAGGCCCACCTGGCCGAGGTGGCGACCGCGATCGTCCGCACCGCCACCGAGGTCCACGGCGGCTACGGCTTCACCGACGAGGGTGACCTGCATCTGTGGTTCAAGCGCGCCGGCCTCGACCGGCAGCTCCTCGGCGGGCCCGAGGCGGTGCGCGCCGAGGCCGCCGCGGCGCAGGGGCTCGCCTGA
- a CDS encoding mercuric reductase, which translates to MSRPPLLPADPHDAARLAALAPPDWRNPEPARRYDLVVLGAGTAGLVSAAIASGLGARVALVERGLLGGDCLNVGCVPSKAVLRAGRFAADARRARAIGLAPPEGAQPDFAAAMERMRAIRAAIAPHDSAYRFRDELGVDVFLGEGRFAGSGEALVGGRRLAFRRAIVATGARAALPPIPGLPEAHPLTNETVFDLREAPARLAVLGGGPIGCELAQAFARLGVSVTLFEVAPRLLARDDPEAAGIVAQALARDGVRVLLGTRVERVARDGAVRRLRFAAEGAGAGEEAFDELLVAAGRLPNVQGLGLEAAGVGYDAQRGVTVDDFLRTTNRRVYAVGDCALETRFTHAADAAARLAVRNALFYGRQRLSRLVIPWCTYTDPELAQAGLTPQQAEEQGVAIDTYTVPMTANDRARTEGETEGFARLHTPRGRDTIVGATIVGAGAGEQIALVVAAMTAGLGLGALSATVLPYPTRAMAVTGAANAYLRTRLTPLARRMLGVVLRLPH; encoded by the coding sequence GTGAGCCGGCCCCCGCTCCTGCCCGCGGATCCGCACGACGCCGCGCGGCTCGCCGCGCTCGCGCCGCCCGACTGGAGGAACCCCGAACCGGCCCGGCGCTACGACCTGGTCGTGCTCGGCGCCGGCACCGCCGGCCTGGTCAGCGCCGCGATCGCGAGCGGGCTCGGCGCGCGCGTCGCGCTCGTCGAGCGCGGCCTCCTGGGCGGCGACTGCCTGAACGTGGGCTGCGTGCCCTCGAAGGCGGTGCTGCGCGCCGGCCGCTTCGCTGCCGACGCCCGCCGGGCGCGGGCGATCGGCCTCGCGCCGCCCGAAGGCGCGCAGCCCGACTTCGCGGCCGCGATGGAGCGCATGCGGGCGATCCGCGCCGCGATCGCGCCCCACGACTCCGCGTACCGCTTCCGCGACGAGCTCGGCGTCGACGTCTTCCTCGGCGAGGGTCGCTTCGCGGGCTCCGGGGAGGCGCTCGTGGGCGGGCGCCGGCTCGCCTTCCGGCGCGCGATCGTCGCGACCGGCGCGCGCGCCGCGCTGCCGCCGATCCCGGGCCTCCCGGAAGCCCACCCCCTCACCAACGAGACCGTCTTCGACCTGCGCGAGGCGCCGGCGCGGCTCGCCGTGCTCGGCGGCGGTCCGATCGGCTGCGAGCTGGCGCAGGCCTTCGCGCGGCTCGGGGTCTCGGTGACGCTCTTCGAGGTCGCCCCGCGGCTGCTTGCGCGCGACGACCCCGAGGCGGCCGGGATCGTGGCCCAGGCGCTCGCCCGCGACGGCGTGCGCGTGCTGCTCGGCACCCGCGTCGAGCGCGTGGCGCGCGACGGCGCGGTGCGCCGCCTGCGCTTCGCCGCGGAGGGCGCCGGCGCCGGCGAGGAGGCCTTCGACGAGCTGCTCGTCGCCGCCGGACGCCTCCCCAACGTCCAGGGCCTGGGGCTCGAGGCCGCCGGCGTCGGCTACGACGCGCAGCGCGGGGTCACGGTCGACGACTTCCTGCGCACCACGAACCGCCGCGTCTACGCCGTCGGCGACTGCGCGCTGGAGACCCGGTTCACGCACGCCGCCGACGCTGCCGCCCGGCTCGCGGTCCGGAACGCGCTCTTCTACGGCCGCCAGCGGCTCTCCCGGCTCGTGATCCCCTGGTGCACCTACACCGATCCCGAGCTGGCCCAGGCAGGCTTGACGCCGCAGCAGGCCGAGGAGCAGGGCGTCGCGATCGACACCTACACCGTACCCATGACCGCCAACGACCGCGCCCGCACGGAGGGCGAGACGGAGGGCTTCGCGCGCCTCCACACGCCCAGGGGCAGGGACACGATCGTCGGCGCCACCATCGTGGGGGCGGGCGCCGGCGAGCAGATCGCGCTGGTCGTGGCCGCCATGACCGCCGGCCTCGGCCTCGGCGCGCTGTCCGCCACGGTCCTCCCCTATCCGACGCGGGCCATGGCCGTGACCGGCGCCGCCAACGCCTACCTCCGCACGCGGCTCACACCGCTCGCGAGGCGCATGCTGGGCGTGGTGCTGCGGCTGCCGCACTGA
- a CDS encoding acyl-CoA dehydrogenase family protein, with the protein MDLGYGPEAEAFRHALREFLELHKERAPRGGQLLAGATRSAAILDWQRLLIEHGYAARTIPKEYGGYGAAPDPLIRVLLDEEFARAGVSAGIGGQGPDMLVPTLLEHGSEEQKRRWVPPTIRGEVVWCQGYSEPNAGSDLANVQTRAVEDGTDFVINGQKIWTTTAHQADMMFGLIRTEPGAGKHGGLSYVLIPMDTPGIEVRPLATMTGHAEFNEVFFSDVRVPQANVVGKRGEGWKIANTTLTHERNMLAATGQLESSLARLVELMQAETRDGRRAIDDPALRDRLMRLQGRLVAMKYHSLRMLTCRIRREPPGPAGTPEGSAALVTKLAGCELSHQIAALAIDAMGELGTLYGGARHERAGGLWQFHYMFSLGLVIGGGTAQIQKNIISERGLGLPREAKA; encoded by the coding sequence ATGGATCTCGGTTACGGCCCCGAGGCCGAGGCCTTCCGGCACGCGCTGCGCGAGTTCCTCGAGCTCCACAAGGAGCGCGCCCCGCGCGGCGGCCAGCTCCTGGCCGGTGCCACGCGCAGCGCGGCGATCCTGGACTGGCAGCGGCTCCTGATCGAGCACGGCTACGCCGCGCGAACGATCCCGAAGGAGTACGGCGGCTACGGTGCCGCGCCGGATCCACTGATCCGGGTCCTCCTCGACGAGGAGTTCGCACGCGCCGGTGTCTCGGCGGGGATCGGCGGGCAGGGGCCCGACATGCTGGTCCCCACCTTGCTGGAGCACGGCAGCGAGGAGCAGAAGCGCCGCTGGGTGCCGCCCACGATCCGCGGCGAGGTGGTCTGGTGCCAGGGCTATTCCGAGCCCAACGCCGGCAGCGACCTCGCGAACGTGCAGACGCGCGCCGTCGAGGACGGCACGGACTTCGTGATCAACGGCCAGAAGATCTGGACCACCACCGCGCACCAGGCCGACATGATGTTCGGCCTGATCCGTACCGAGCCCGGCGCCGGCAAGCACGGCGGCCTCTCCTACGTGCTGATCCCGATGGACACGCCCGGGATCGAGGTCCGCCCGCTCGCCACGATGACCGGCCACGCCGAGTTCAACGAGGTGTTCTTCAGCGACGTGCGCGTGCCACAGGCGAACGTGGTGGGCAAGCGCGGTGAGGGCTGGAAGATCGCCAACACCACGCTCACGCACGAGCGCAACATGCTGGCCGCGACCGGGCAGCTCGAGTCCTCGCTCGCGCGCCTGGTCGAGCTGATGCAGGCCGAGACCCGCGACGGCCGCCGCGCGATCGACGACCCGGCGCTGCGCGACCGCCTGATGCGGCTCCAGGGGCGGCTCGTCGCCATGAAGTACCACTCGCTGCGCATGCTCACCTGCCGGATCCGCCGCGAGCCTCCGGGGCCGGCGGGCACGCCGGAGGGCTCCGCAGCGCTCGTCACCAAGCTCGCCGGCTGCGAGCTCTCGCACCAGATCGCGGCGCTCGCGATCGACGCGATGGGCGAGCTCGGCACGCTCTACGGGGGCGCCCGGCACGAGCGCGCCGGCGGGCTCTGGCAGTTCCACTACATGTTCTCGCTCGGGCTCGTCATCGGCGGCGGCACGGCGCAGATCCAGAAGAACATCATCTCCGAGCGCGGCCTGGGTCTGCCGCGCGAGGCGAAGGCGTAG
- a CDS encoding NnrU family protein, with protein sequence MSPAVAVALLWVLFGATHVALSSPGLRARLAAALGERGFLGVYSLVAFASFVPLVWVYLAHRHEGALLWALPIGTAGLWAIYAGQAVAWTIAVAGLASPSPATVGLPEERRLREPRGVHRITRHPLFMGLGLAGLLHLPGNGFATDVAFWAGFPLFALVGCAHQDARKRATQPGYAEWIAATPFLPFTGAGTRPGLRELSPAVVALGIAVTVGLRWLHGPLFR encoded by the coding sequence ATGTCGCCCGCGGTGGCGGTGGCCCTGCTCTGGGTGCTCTTCGGCGCGACCCACGTGGCGCTGTCGAGCCCGGGCCTGCGGGCACGGCTCGCCGCCGCGCTCGGCGAGCGCGGCTTCCTCGGCGTCTACTCGCTGGTCGCCTTCGCCAGCTTCGTGCCGCTCGTCTGGGTCTACCTGGCCCATCGACACGAGGGTGCGTTGCTGTGGGCGCTCCCGATCGGGACGGCGGGACTGTGGGCGATCTACGCCGGACAGGCCGTGGCCTGGACGATCGCCGTCGCGGGCCTGGCGAGTCCGAGCCCTGCCACGGTCGGCCTGCCCGAGGAGCGGCGCCTGCGGGAGCCCCGCGGCGTCCACCGCATCACCCGCCACCCGCTCTTCATGGGCCTCGGCCTCGCCGGCCTGCTCCACCTGCCCGGGAACGGCTTCGCCACCGACGTCGCCTTCTGGGCCGGCTTCCCGCTCTTCGCCCTCGTCGGCTGCGCCCACCAGGACGCCCGCAAGCGCGCCACCCAGCCGGGCTACGCGGAGTGGATCGCGGCGACACCGTTCCTTCCCTTCACCGGCGCCGGCACCCGGCCCGGCCTGCGCGAGCTTTCGCCAGCCGTGGTCGCGCTCGGGATCGCCGTCACGGTCGGCCTGCGCTGGCTGCACGGGCCGCTGTTCCGCTAG
- a CDS encoding TVP38/TMEM64 family protein — translation MAERARGGEAAAQAAARAGARARRLRPALVATGIALLIVAGRQLGALAPAFQARVEGLGAWGPLVFMAGYVLAVLAFVPGSLLTLAGGAVFGLARGTAYVFVAALIGATLAFLVARHLARPWVERRIAADPRFAAIDRAIAAQGGRIVFLLRLSPLLPFNLLNYALGLTRVRLRDYLLASAGMLPGTLLYVYSGSLAGELARAAGGTRSRSPAEWALLALGLVATVAATHLVARLARQALRGSAGEDLA, via the coding sequence ATGGCGGAGCGGGCCCGTGGCGGCGAGGCCGCAGCGCAAGCCGCAGCGCGAGCGGGAGCACGAGCGCGGCGGCTGCGCCCCGCGCTCGTCGCCACGGGGATCGCGCTGCTGATCGTGGCCGGGCGCCAGCTCGGTGCGCTGGCGCCCGCGTTCCAGGCCCGGGTCGAAGGCCTCGGCGCATGGGGACCGCTCGTCTTCATGGCCGGCTACGTGCTCGCCGTGCTGGCGTTCGTCCCGGGCTCGCTCCTGACGCTCGCCGGCGGCGCCGTCTTCGGGCTCGCGCGCGGGACGGCCTACGTGTTCGTCGCTGCCCTGATCGGCGCCACGCTCGCCTTCCTGGTCGCGCGCCACCTGGCCCGGCCCTGGGTCGAGCGGCGGATCGCCGCGGATCCGCGTTTCGCGGCCATCGACCGCGCGATCGCGGCCCAGGGCGGCCGCATCGTCTTCCTGCTGCGGCTCTCGCCGCTGCTCCCGTTCAACCTGCTGAACTACGCGCTCGGCCTCACGCGCGTACGCCTGCGCGACTACCTGCTCGCCTCGGCCGGCATGCTGCCGGGCACGCTCCTCTACGTGTACTCCGGCTCGCTCGCCGGCGAGCTCGCCCGGGCCGCCGGCGGTACGCGCTCGCGCAGCCCGGCCGAGTGGGCGCTCCTGGCGCTCGGGCTCGTCGCGACGGTGGCCGCGACCCATCTCGTGGCGCGCCTCGCCCGCCAGGCGCTGCGGGGCTCGGCCGGCGAGGACCTGGCGTGA
- a CDS encoding YjbQ family protein, producing the protein MVTRIRVPTRGRGLHEITGPVEAVVDPLYTHTREGPDDVPAHIKAALTATSLSIPVLGGRLALGPWQGVFVWEHRRRGSGRELVLHVAP; encoded by the coding sequence TTGGTGACGCGGATTCGCGTCCCGACCCGCGGCCGCGGCCTGCACGAGATCACCGGCCCGGTCGAGGCCGTCGTCGATCCGCTCTACACCCACACGCGCGAAGGGCCCGACGACGTGCCGGCGCACATCAAGGCGGCGCTCACGGCGACCTCGCTGTCGATTCCGGTGCTCGGGGGGCGGCTCGCGCTCGGCCCCTGGCAGGGCGTCTTCGTCTGGGAGCACCGGCGGCGCGGGAGTGGGCGCGAGCTGGTGCTCCACGTCGCCCCGTAG
- the groL gene encoding chaperonin GroEL (60 kDa chaperone family; promotes refolding of misfolded polypeptides especially under stressful conditions; forms two stacked rings of heptamers to form a barrel-shaped 14mer; ends can be capped by GroES; misfolded proteins enter the barrel where they are refolded when GroES binds), producing MAAKEIRYHQDARAKILAGVNGLANAVRVTLGPKGRNVIIEKSWGSPTVTKDGVTVAKEVEFEDKFENMGAQMVREVASKTSDNAGDGTTTATVLAQAIFREGSKLVAAGVNPMELKRGIDKAVGAITDELKKLSKPTRNSEEIAQVGTVSANGDETIGKMLAEAMEKVGKEGVITVEEAKSMDSTLEVVEGMQFDRGYLSPYFVTDPQRMETVLEDPLILLNEKKISSMKDLLPILEQVARQGKPLLIVAEEVEGEALATLVVNKIRGTLQAACVKAPGFGDRRKAMLQDMAILTGGQVIAEELGLKLENVALKDLGKAKKVVIDKDNTTIIDGAGAKKEIEGRCNEIRKQVEETTSDYDREKLQERLAKLVGGVAVIKVGAATESEMKEKKARVEDALHATRAAVEEGVVPGGGVALLRGLAALDGLGEALDAEQKAGVNIVRRAVEEPLRMISQNAGIDGSIVVEKVKGGKGAFGFNAATEEYEDLVKAGVIDPTKVVRTALQNAASVASLLLTTEAMVAEKPEKKKAGGGGGGMPDMGGMGGMGGMGGDMDF from the coding sequence ATGGCAGCCAAGGAGATCCGCTACCACCAGGACGCCCGCGCGAAGATCCTCGCGGGCGTGAACGGGCTCGCGAACGCGGTCCGCGTGACGCTCGGCCCCAAGGGCCGCAACGTCATCATCGAGAAGAGCTGGGGCTCACCGACGGTGACCAAGGACGGCGTCACCGTCGCCAAGGAAGTCGAGTTCGAGGACAAGTTCGAGAACATGGGCGCGCAGATGGTGAGGGAGGTCGCGAGCAAGACCTCCGACAACGCCGGTGACGGCACCACCACCGCGACCGTGCTCGCGCAGGCGATCTTCCGCGAGGGCAGCAAGCTCGTGGCCGCCGGCGTGAACCCGATGGAGCTCAAGCGCGGCATCGACAAGGCCGTCGGCGCCATCACCGACGAGCTGAAGAAGCTCTCCAAGCCGACCCGCAACAGCGAGGAGATCGCCCAGGTCGGCACCGTCTCCGCCAACGGCGACGAGACGATCGGCAAGATGCTGGCCGAGGCGATGGAGAAGGTCGGCAAGGAGGGCGTGATCACGGTCGAGGAGGCCAAGTCGATGGACTCGACCCTCGAGGTGGTCGAGGGCATGCAGTTCGACCGCGGCTACCTCTCGCCCTACTTCGTGACCGACCCGCAGCGCATGGAGACCGTGCTCGAGGACCCGCTGATCCTGCTCAACGAGAAGAAGATCTCGAGCATGAAGGACCTGCTCCCGATCCTCGAGCAGGTGGCGCGCCAGGGCAAGCCGCTGCTGATCGTGGCCGAGGAGGTCGAGGGCGAGGCGCTCGCGACGCTCGTGGTGAACAAGATCCGCGGCACGCTGCAGGCGGCCTGCGTGAAGGCGCCGGGCTTCGGCGATCGCCGCAAGGCGATGCTCCAGGACATGGCGATCCTCACGGGCGGCCAGGTGATCGCCGAGGAGCTCGGCCTCAAGCTCGAGAACGTGGCCCTCAAGGACCTCGGCAAGGCCAAGAAGGTCGTGATCGACAAGGACAACACGACGATCATCGACGGCGCCGGCGCCAAGAAGGAGATCGAGGGGCGCTGCAACGAGATCCGCAAGCAGGTCGAGGAGACGACCTCGGACTACGACCGCGAGAAGCTCCAGGAGCGGCTCGCGAAGCTCGTGGGCGGCGTCGCGGTGATCAAGGTGGGCGCCGCGACCGAGAGCGAGATGAAGGAGAAGAAGGCGCGCGTCGAGGACGCGCTCCACGCGACACGCGCAGCCGTCGAGGAGGGCGTGGTGCCGGGTGGCGGCGTCGCGCTGCTGCGCGGTCTGGCGGCGCTCGACGGACTCGGGGAGGCGCTCGACGCGGAGCAGAAGGCGGGCGTCAACATCGTGCGCCGCGCGGTCGAGGAGCCGCTGCGCATGATCAGCCAGAACGCCGGGATCGACGGCTCGATCGTGGTCGAGAAGGTGAAGGGAGGCAAGGGCGCCTTCGGCTTCAACGCCGCGACCGAGGAGTACGAGGACCTGGTGAAGGCCGGCGTGATCGACCCGACCAAGGTCGTGCGCACGGCGCTCCAGAACGCCGCTTCGGTGGCTTCGCTGCTGCTCACGACCGAGGCGATGGTCGCCGAGAAGCCGGAGAAGAAGAAGGCCGGCGGCGGCGGCGGCGGCATGCCGGACATGGGCGGCATGGGTGGCATGGGTGGCATGGGCGGGGACATGGACTTCTAG
- a CDS encoding glucan biosynthesis protein G has translation MAARARAFGLEDVAKRAEQLAGKPYQDPHGEVPDWLLQISYDQWRDIRFRPEQALWRGQRSNFEIQFFHPGLFYDRTIAVHVVDAQGVHEAAFSPSQFDYGRNDFASRVPQDLGYAGFRVHFPIKKAEYKDEVIVFLGASYFRAVGRDQAYGLSARGLAIDTALPSGEEFPWFREYWLVRPSPQARELELYALLDSPRATGAFHFVVRPGEQTLVDVDSRVFLREPVGKLGIGPLTSMFFFGEGTPSPPPDFRPEIHDSDGLLLNDGTGEWIWRPLANPRTLSVSAFRLTNPRGFGLLQRDRNFDHYQDLETRQDTRPSVWIAPAGDWGAGRVELIEIPTQQDIHDNTVAFWVPDEVAPPGQAMPFTYRMWWYGDDPERPPGGRAVATRRDRGTYEDAFRFVIDFVGEKLAILPPETVLRGIVTLAPAGGEPGELLEQVVVHNPVTRGWRLILQVRPRGSDPLELRAFLQHGEDTLTETWTYLLKP, from the coding sequence GTGGCGGCTCGCGCGCGCGCGTTCGGGCTCGAAGACGTCGCGAAGCGCGCGGAGCAGCTTGCCGGGAAGCCCTACCAGGATCCGCACGGCGAGGTGCCGGACTGGCTGCTCCAGATCTCCTACGACCAGTGGCGCGACATCCGCTTCCGGCCCGAACAGGCGCTCTGGCGCGGACAGCGGTCCAACTTCGAGATCCAGTTCTTCCATCCCGGCCTCTTCTACGACCGCACCATCGCGGTCCACGTCGTCGACGCGCAGGGCGTGCACGAGGCCGCCTTCTCCCCGAGCCAGTTCGACTACGGCAGGAACGACTTCGCGAGCCGCGTGCCGCAGGACCTGGGCTACGCGGGGTTCCGCGTCCACTTCCCGATCAAGAAGGCCGAGTACAAGGACGAGGTGATCGTCTTCCTCGGCGCGAGCTACTTCCGCGCGGTCGGCCGCGACCAGGCCTATGGCCTCTCGGCGCGCGGGCTCGCGATCGACACGGCGCTCCCGAGCGGCGAGGAGTTCCCCTGGTTCCGCGAGTACTGGCTGGTGCGCCCGTCACCGCAGGCGCGCGAGCTCGAGCTCTACGCACTGCTCGACAGCCCGCGCGCCACGGGCGCCTTCCACTTCGTGGTGCGTCCGGGCGAGCAGACGCTGGTCGACGTCGACTCGCGGGTCTTCCTGCGCGAGCCGGTCGGCAAGCTCGGGATCGGGCCGCTCACCAGCATGTTCTTCTTCGGCGAGGGCACCCCGAGTCCGCCGCCCGACTTCCGGCCCGAGATCCACGACTCCGACGGCCTGCTCCTCAACGACGGCACCGGCGAGTGGATCTGGCGCCCGCTCGCCAACCCGCGCACGCTCTCGGTGAGTGCCTTCCGCCTCACGAACCCGCGCGGTTTCGGGCTGCTCCAGCGCGACCGCAACTTCGACCACTACCAGGACCTCGAGACGCGCCAGGACACCCGGCCGAGCGTCTGGATCGCACCGGCCGGGGACTGGGGCGCGGGCCGGGTCGAGCTGATCGAGATTCCGACCCAGCAGGACATCCACGACAACACCGTGGCCTTCTGGGTGCCGGACGAGGTCGCGCCCCCTGGCCAGGCGATGCCCTTCACGTACCGGATGTGGTGGTACGGGGACGATCCGGAGCGGCCGCCCGGCGGGCGCGCGGTTGCCACGCGCCGCGACCGTGGCACCTACGAGGACGCCTTCCGCTTCGTGATCGACTTCGTGGGCGAGAAGCTGGCGATCCTTCCGCCCGAGACCGTCCTGCGCGGGATCGTGACGCTGGCACCGGCCGGCGGCGAGCCGGGCGAGCTGCTCGAGCAGGTGGTGGTGCACAACCCGGTCACGCGGGGCTGGCGGCTGATCCTCCAGGTGCGCCCGCGCGGGAGCGACCCGCTCGAGCTGCGCGCCT
- the groES gene encoding co-chaperone GroES — protein sequence MKIRPLHDRILVKRIEEETTTKGGIIIPDTAKEKPQEGRVVAVGTGKQLEDGSVRPLDVKTGDKVLFGKYSGNEVTLDGDELVIIREEDVLAIIG from the coding sequence ATGAAGATCCGACCCCTGCACGACCGCATCCTCGTCAAGCGCATCGAGGAGGAGACCACGACCAAGGGCGGGATCATCATCCCCGACACCGCCAAGGAGAAGCCGCAGGAAGGCCGCGTCGTCGCGGTCGGCACCGGCAAGCAGCTCGAGGACGGCAGCGTGCGCCCGCTCGACGTGAAGACCGGCGACAAGGTGCTGTTCGGCAAGTACTCGGGCAACGAGGTCACGCTCGACGGCGACGAGCTCGTCATCATCCGCGAGGAAGACGTCCTCGCGATCATCGGCTGA